One window of Panthera tigris isolate Pti1 chromosome C2, P.tigris_Pti1_mat1.1, whole genome shotgun sequence genomic DNA carries:
- the AADAC gene encoding LOW QUALITY PROTEIN: arylacetamide deacetylase (The sequence of the model RefSeq protein was modified relative to this genomic sequence to represent the inferred CDS: inserted 1 base in 1 codon; substituted 2 bases at 2 genomic stop codons) has translation MGRKTILLLIMGVLGAYYVYIPVPDNIEEPWKLMLVNTYMKTSTDLVLFIELLGINHAMNIVMFFMSFQEVPPTSDENVTVMETTFNNVPVCIYILKXKPERLRRGLFYIHGGGWCLGSAALFSYDFLSKQTGDRFDVVVISVNYRLAPKYHFPNQFEDVYNALKWFLHQDVLDKYGVDPERIGISGDSAGGNLAAAVTQQLIDDPDVKIKLKTQSLIYPALQTLDMDLPSYWENSHFPPLPKSLMVRFWSEYFTTDKSLAKAMLFNQHVPVESSHLFKFINWSSLLPEKFKKGHFYNSPTYGXSELAKKYLGFLDVRASPLLTDDNKLRSLPLTYVITCQYDVLRDDGIMYVTXLQNAGVQVTHNHIEDGFHGALSNYALKITHRVENQYMSWLSENP, from the exons ATGGGAAGAAAGACCATTTTACTTCTGATTATGGGGGTTCTTGGGGCATATTATGTTTATATACCTGTCCCAGATAACATTGAGGAGCCATGGAAACTAATGTTGGTTAACACATATATGAAAACTTCAACAGATTTG GTTCTGTTTATTGAACTATTGGGAATCAACCATGCCATGAACATTGTAATGTTCTTTATGAGCTTTCAAGAAGTCCCACCCACATCTGATGAAAATGTCACTGTGATGGAGACAACTTTCAACAATGTTCCTGTCTGCATATATATACTAAAATGAAAGCCGGAGAGACTAAGAAGAGGCTTATTTTATATTCACGGTGGTGGTTGGTGTTTGGGGAGTGCTG ctTTGTTTAGTTATGACTTTCTGTCAAAACAGACAGGGGATAGATTTGATGTTGTTGTCATTTCAGTCAA CTACAGACTAGCCCCTAAATATCACTTTCCAAATCAATTTGAAGACGTATATAATGCATTAAAGTGGTTCTTACACCAAGATGTTCTTGATAAATATGGTGTGGATCCTGAAAGAATTGGAATTTCTGGAGATAGTGCTGGAGGGAATTTAGCTGCAGCAGTGACTCAACAG ctcATAGATGACCCGGATGTCAAGATCAAACTCAAGACCCAGTCTTTAATTTATCCTGCTCTTCAGACTCTTGATATGGATTTACCATCATATTGGGAAAATTCACACTTTCCACCTCTGCCCAAATCACTGATGGTCAGGTTCTGGAGTGAATACTTTACCACGGACAAATCACTTGCAAAAGCTATGCTCTTCAATCAACATGTACCAGTGGAATCAAGCCATCTGTTCAAATTTATTAATTGGAGTTCTTTGCTCCCTGAGAAGTTTAAGAAAGGGCACTTTTATAACAGTCCAACTTATG CGTCTGAGTTGGCTAAAAAATATCTAGGATTTCTCGATGTGAGGGCATCCCCCTTGTTGACTGATGACAACAAATTGCGAAGTTTACCCTTGACCTATGTCATCACCTGTCAATATGATGTCTTAAGAGATGATGGAATCATGTATGTCACCTGACTTCAGAATGCTGGAGTTCAGGTGACCCATAACCATATTGAGGATGGATTCCATGGAGCACTTTCCAATTATGCACTTAAAATTACACATAGAGTAGAAAATCAGTATATGAGTTGGCTAAGTGAAAATCCATAG